From Solea senegalensis isolate Sse05_10M linkage group LG19, IFAPA_SoseM_1, whole genome shotgun sequence, the proteins below share one genomic window:
- the ern1 gene encoding serine/threonine-protein kinase/endoribonuclease IRE1, with translation MDWTASSRARLWCILALLCCAGLPQKGFCSAGTVSLSESLLFVSTLDGNLHAVSKKSGSIKWTLKEDPVLQVPTHVAEPAFLPDPNDGSLYSLGGKNNEGLTKLPFTIPELVQASPCRSSDGVLYMGKKQDLWYVVDLLTGEKQQTLTSSFAEMLCPSSSLLYLGRTEYTITMYDTKSRELRWNATYSDYASTLPDDDTKYKMAHFVSNGDGLVVTVDSDSGDVQWVQNYNSPVVAMYIWQREALRKVPHTNVAVETLRYLTFMSGEVGRITQWKYPFPKEKKPKNKFMATLYVGKYSTSLYASPSLVHDGVTVVPRGSTFPMLEGPNSQETEEDKECFITPSTSVKFNSALKDQNRINFMRNYLLLIGHHEVPPEAHTKILEKFPDSFPRNQGNVIPPTTDKKVEEMVNDSGMDDMPETSIVEPRSSGRPLRPEAPVDSMLKDMATIIFSTFLLAGWVAFVITYPKSVHKQQQLQHQEFQRQMEERLELLQRQQPFPPADVSLGLQDSDYLEVARTRSECSDNSTPNITPRASNHSNLSVSEVGISANEHEDGEEESTVVRVGNITFHPKEVLGHGAEGTIVYKGQFDNRPVAVKRILPECFSFADREVQLLRESDEHPNVIRYFCTERDRQFQYIAIELCAASLQEYVERNDFDRHGLEPVMLLQQTMSGLAHLHSLNIVHRDLKPHNILVSMPNAHGRVRAMISDFGLCKKLAVGRHSFSRRSGVPGTEGWIAPEVLSEDCKDNPTCSVDIFSAGCVFYYVVSLGSHPFGKSLQRQANILLGTYSLDHLQTDKHGDIVARDLIEQMLSMDPHSRPSADSVLKHPFFWSLEKELQFFQDVSDRIEKEPLDGPIVRQLERGGRAVVKGDWREHITVPLQTDLRKFRSYRGGSVRDLLRAMRNKKHHYRELPAEVQETLGSIPDDFVSYFTSRFPHLLMHTYLAMWTCAPERPFLPYYSTTVQLAKTQAQHTHTGPQRQNEPCTQHLPTHTCPTSSQPKGPTHSSQPVQDCHTAPAESVPSTSPCEPVSSHLPVQTVATDSYSQTVNSTFEPEWLTTSLKQRESNQSEMHILPNLLTLNNDPV, from the exons ATGGACTGGACAGCGAGCAGCCGGGCCCGGCTGTGGTGCATTTTAGCGTTGCTTTGCTGCGCTGGTCTCCCACAAAAG GGGTTTTGCAGTGCCGGCACAGTTTCCCTCTCTGAAAGCCTGCTCTTTGTGTCCACTCTGGATGGAAACCTGCATGCGGTGAGCAAGAAATCAGGCTCTATCAAATGGACTCTGAAAGAAG ATCCAGTTCTTCAAGTCCCCACACATGTGGCAGA GCCAGCATTTCTGCCTGACCCTAATGATGGCAGCCTGTACTCTCTTGGAGGAAAGAATAATGAAGGCCTCACA AAACTGCCATTCACCATCCCTGAGTTGGTCCAAGCTTCTCCCTGTCGCAGTTCTGATGGAGTCCTTTACATGG GCAAGAAGCAGGACTTGTGGTACGTGGTTGACCTGTTGACCGGTGAGAAACAGCAGACCTTGACTTCTTCCTTTGCTGAGATGCTGTGTCCCTCTTCATCCCTTCTTTACCTGGGGCGCACAg AGTATACCATCACCATGTATGACACCAAGAGCAGGGAGCTGCGCTGGAATGCCACCTACTCTGACTATGCCTCCACCCTTCCTGATGATGACACCAAATACA AGATGGCTCACTTTGTGTCAAACGGCGACGGCCTTGTCGTGACAGTGGACAGTGATTCTGGAGATGTTCAATGGGTTCAGAACTACAACTCTCCGGTGGTAGCCATGTACATCTGGCAACGCGAGGCCCTCCGCAAAGTTCCCCACACTAATGTGGCCGTGGAAACCTTGCGCTATCTCACTTTCATGTCTGGTGAGGTTGGCCGCATAACTCAGTGGAAATACCCATTTCCCAAAGAGAAGAAACCCAAGAATAAATTCAT GGCCACTTTGTACGTGGGTAAATACTCTACCAGTCTCTACGCTTCTCCTTCCCTGGTGCATGATGGAGTCACTGTTGTG ccTCGTGGCAGCACCTTCCCAATGCTGGAGGGTCCTAATAGCCAGGAAACTGAAGAGGATAAGGAGTGTTTCATCACACCAAGCACCAGTGTTAAGTTCAACTCTGCGCTTAAGGATCAAAACCGTATCAACTTCATGAGGAACTACCTGCTGCTAATAG GTCATCATGAGGTGCCACCTGAAGCTCACACCAAGATCTTGGAGAAGTTCCCGGACAGCTTCCCTCGCAACCAAGGCAACGTCATCCCCCCTACAACTGACAAGAAAGTAGAggag ATGGTGAATGATAGTGGTATGGATGACATGCCTGAAACATCAATCGTAGAACCTCGGTCCAGTGGACGCCCTTTGCGCCCAGAAGCTCCCGTGGACTCAATGCTTAAAGACATGGCCACCATCATCTTCTCCACCTTCCTTCTGGCTGGATGGGTGGCCTTTGTGATTACTTACCCTAAA AGTGtccacaagcagcagcagcttcagcatcaGGAGTTTcagagacagatggaggagaGGCTTGAGCTTCTCCAGAGACAGCAGCCATTCCCCCCCGCAGACGTGAGCTTGGGCTTACAAGACAGTGACTACCTGGAGGTCGCCCGCACCCGCTCTGAATGTTCCGATAACAGCACCCCGAACATCACCCCCCGTGCCTCCAACCACTCTAATCTGTCTGTGTCAGAGGTGGGCATTTCAGCCAATGAGCATGAAGATGGAG AGGAAGAATCCACTGTTGTCCGAGTAGGTAACATTACTTTTCATCCCAAAGAGGTCTTGGGtcatggtgctgagggcaccaTTGTTTACAA GGGTCAGTTTGACAACCGTCCAGTGGCAGTGAAGAGAATTCTTCCAGAATGCTTCAGCTTTGCAGATAGAGAAGTTCAGCTGCTGAGGGAGTCGGACGAGCACCCAAATGTCATTCGCTATTTTTGCACCGAGAGAGACCGTCAGTTCCAGTACATCGCGATCGAGCTTTGTGCTGCTTCACTTCAGGAG TATGTGGAGAGGAACGATTTTGACCGTCATGGACTAGAGCCAGTCATGCTGCTTCAGCAGACCATGTCAGGATTGGCCCATCTGCACTCTCTCAACATAG TGCACAGAGACCTGAAACCCCACAACATCCTGGTGTCGATGCCCAATGCTCACGGTCGGGTCCGGGCCATGATTTCAGACTTTGGCTTGTGTAAGAAGCTAGCAGTGGGCCGCCACAGTTTCAGTAGAAGGTCTGGGGTGCCAGGCACTGAGGGCTGGATCGCCCCTGAAGTTCTCAGTGAGGACTGCAAAGATAACCCG ACCTGCTCTGTTGATATCTTCTCTGCTGGTTGTGTGTTTTACTACGTGGTGTCTCTGGGAAGCCATCCATTTGGCAAGTCTCTACAGAGGCAAGCAAACATTCTACTGGGCACCTACAGCCTCGATCATCTTCAAACTGACAAACATG GGGACATTGTAGCCAGAGATCTAATAGAGCAGATGTTGAGCATGGATCCCCACAGTAGGCCTTCAGCTGACAGTGTTCTTAAACACCCGTTCTTCTGGAGCCTTGAGAAGGAGCTGCAGTTCTTTCAG GATGTAAGTGACAGAATAGAAAAAGAACCGCTGGACGGTCCAATTGTGAGACAgctggagagaggagggagggctGTTGTCAAGGGGGACTGGAGAGAGCACATCACAGTACCACTGCAGACAG ATCTGCGAAAATTTCGCTCCTACAGGGGCGGGTCAGTCAGAGACCTGTTACGTGCAATGAGGAACAAG AAACACCATTACCGAGAGTTGCCTGCTGAGGTACAGGAGACCTTGGGCTCTATCCCAGATGACTTTGTTTCCTACTTCACTTCCCGTTTCCCCCACCTGCTGATGCACACGTATCTTGCCATGTGGACCTGTGCACCCGAGCGGCCATTCCTGCCCTACTACTCCACTACAGTGCAGCTCGCTAAAACTCAGGcccagcacacacatacagggccacaaagacaaaatgagcCATGCACTCAACacctgccaacacacacatgtccaaCATCTTCGCAACCCAAGGGACCTACACATTCATCGCAGCCAGTGCAGGATTGTCACACAGCACCTGCTGAATCAGTGCCCTCTACATCACCTTGCGAGCCTGTATCATCACACTTGCCTGTACAGACGGTGGCGACTGACTCTTACAGTCAAACGGTGAACTCCACATTTGAACCAGAATGGCTTACTACTTCTCTTAAGCAAAGAGAATCCAATCAGTCTGAAATGCACATACTGCCAAATCTCCTCACACTGAACAATGATCCAGTGTGA
- the tex2 gene encoding testis-expressed protein 2 isoform X1 has product MSSQGSSSRGSGQHSGTPPPRHVPRPKLQVQRSVSRDTITIHFSALGKEEDDEEEELYGAQVGATSELEGAEELQGQDASGADDQSVTTGLEAKEELLFESAGMDTLSGATVLAVSSPTLSVQPSDPHPHTPSAAMTIITNSTLSHLSSTPPTSSSWPSDRPTANSPATTSSSFSPCKSAALSSSKPFLSLVRSLSNDMESRESTSAPTTVTPSHARHRHLMKSFVKSLSTDTSKAEHQDGPPHPYLHQQLQQTQPSHRPPPRNMQLFKQFSQPRLSSSPVIVTQTGGDSKTAPCSPIMSPDGRSFFKVQEVEAKIEDTRRRLSEVMSDPLQLFSKIIGDESGIAAGGSATQRAKFLSSSASELSGAAAVNGHVEGSSNYSIKEEEGTEGEEEEQTPTGKGSDSVFFSFPSLTPAPTLPQASSSTLHKSPSLTLGHCSMSALVARQEDEDFCELYSEDFELCTDTETPDGDHPGSRQPHTGSTGLCSELDVEEEKVEEEEVDSVPVTGLIFLTQLVYWYLVLPVPPCACAVVHGIAVGFMLALLVLWLSSTRRSLSGSRRKRERIGHWNVAQLDIKEPGIFKGWMNEIHSYDPEMYHATLTHSVYVRLEGSILRLSKPNRNISRRATHNEPKPDVTYISQKIYDLTNSKIYLMPQSLARKRVWNKKYPICIELAKQEDFMSKAQGEKPEAGEDKLTGPGEKLERTDKVEKAEGSESADESKRPASGGGDLTIYLFGRTGREKEEWFRRFLFASRMRTDGRGGSLSGICKSAFLSSYSRSSSTQSGGGLEADSRSSSRGSLEELAQLRHRETSSFLSCGSTLGMKQKMLLDYSVYMAKYVNPEAPQENPAATDSPENSPVSSPKTTKKLRRSSEETEEPEAWVNAFLGRIFWDFLGEKYWADVVSKKIQMKLSKIRLPYVMNELTLTELDMGFSIPKILHASKPSVDHQGLWFDLEVTYTGSFLMTLETKMNLARLGKEGEGLGEHGKEWPRPRTYCLADSDEESSSAGSSDEEDSQEPFGEKPLLPGTEGYVGGHRPSKIMRFVDKIAKSKYFQKATETEFIKKKMEEVSNTPLLLTVEVQECRGTLAVNIPPPPTDRIWYGFRSPPHLELKARPKLGEREVTLVHVTEWIEKKLDQEFQKIFVMPNMDDIWLPIMHSAMDTRSNANLVTVTNDALKDPEPEESEVSDM; this is encoded by the exons ATGAGCAGtcagggcagcagcagcaggggaagTGGCCAGCATTCTGGCACTCCTCCCCCTCGCCATGTCCCTAGACCCAAGCTGCAGGTGCAGCGCTCTGTCTCTCGTGACACCATCACCATCCACTTCTCTGCTCTGGGaaaggaggaagatgatgaagaggaggagctttATGGGGCACAGGTTGGAGCTACATCTGAGCTGGAAGGGGCAGAGGAGCTGCAAGGACAAGACGCCTCTGGAGCCGACGACCAGTCTGTCACCACGGGATTGGAGGCAAAAGAGGAGCTGCTGTTTGAATCCGCTGGCATGGACACATTATCTGGAGCTACTGTGCTCGCTGTTTCTTCGCCCACCCTGTCTGTGCAGCCCTCAGaccctcacccacacacaccctctgCAGCCATGACTATTATCACCAACTCCACCCTCTCCCACCTGAGCTCCACACCACCTACCAGCTCCTCCTGGCCCTCTGACAGACCCACAGCTAATTCTCCAGCCACAACCTCCAGCTCCTTTTCCCCTTGTAAGTCTGCAGCGCTGTCATCCTCCAAACCTTTTCTCAGCCTCGTCAGGTCTTTGTCCAATGACATGGAGTCACGAGAATCCACCTCTGCGCCCACCACTGTTACACCATCCCACGCACGGCACCGGCACTTAATGAAATCTTTTGTTAAGTCTCTGTCCACGGACACTTCGAAGGCTGAACATCAAGATGGGCCTCCTCATCCCTATCTTCATCAGCAACTGCAGCAAACACAGCCATCCCATAGACCTCCACCTCGCAACATGCAGCTCTTCAAGCAGTTCTCCCAGCCTCGTTTATCCTCCAGCCCTGTCATTGTCACTCAAACAGGTGGCGACTCCAAAACGGCCCCTTGTTCCCCAATCATGTCCCCAGATGGTAGGTCGTTCTTCAAAGTCCAAGAGGTGGAGGCCAAGATAGAAGACACCAGGCGGCGGCTGTCTGAGGTGATGTCTGACCCGCTGCAGCTTTTCAGTAAGATCATAGGGGATGAGTCTGGTATAGCAGCCGGTGGAAGTGCCACTCAACGAGCCAAATTTCTGTCCTCCAGCGCGTCAGAGCTCAGCGGAGCAGCAGCCGTAAATGGACACGTAGAAGGTAGCAGCAACTACAGCAtcaaggaggaggaagggacagaaggtgaagaagaggaacaaACACCCACAGGCAAAGGCTCagactctgtttttttctccttcccaTCACTGACACCAGCTCCAACCCTGCCTCAGGCCTCCTCATCCACTCTCCACAAGTCTCCTTCGCTCACTCTGGGCCACTGCTCGATGTCAGCTCTGGTAGCTCGACAGGAAGACGAGGACTTCTGTGAACTGTACAGCGAAGACTTTGAGTTATGTACTGATACCGAGACACCAGATGGGGATCATCCTGGGTCTCGGCAGCCACATACTGGTAGCACTGGTTTATGCAGTGAACttgatgtggaggaggagaaagtggaggaggaggaggtggacagTGTGCCAGTGACTGGCCTCATCTTCTTAACACAGTTGGTGTACTGGTACTTAGTCCTTCCAGTGCCACCCTGTGCATGTGCAGTGGTGCATGGTATAGCAGTAGGGTTCATGCTGGCCTTGCTGGTCCTTTGGCTGTCCTCTACACGGCGCTCCTTATCAGGctcaagaagaaaaagagaaaggatAGGGCACTGGAATGTTGCCCAATTGGATATAAAAGAACCAGGAATATTCAAG GGCTGGATGAATGAGATCCACAGCTATGACCCGGAGATGTACCATGCCACCCTGACCCACTCTGTTTACGTCCGTCTAGAGGGCTCCATCTTGCGTCTGTCCAAGCCCAACCGGAACATCTCCCGCCGTGCTACACACAACGAGCCTAAACCTGATGTCACCTACATCAGCCAGAAGATCTATGACTTGACCAACAGCAAG ATCTACCTAATGCCCCAGAGCTTGGCTAGGAAGAGGGTTTGGAATAAAAAGTACCCCATTTGCATTGAGTTGGCCAAGCAGGAAGACTTCATGTCCAAGGCCCAGGGTGAGAAGCCTGAAGCTGGGGAGGACAAATTAACAGGGCCGGGGGAGAAGCTAGAACGAACAGACAAAGTGGAGAAAGCTGAAGGATCAGAATCGGCAGATGAGTCCAAAAGACCGGCTTCTGGAGGAGGGGATCTTACAATCTACCTGTTTGGAAGGACGGGTCGAGAAAAGGAAGAGTGGTTCCGGAGATTTCTCTTTGCATCCAGAATGAGGACGGATGGGAGAGGTGGCAGTCTGTCTGGCATCTGCAAGAGTG CCTTCCTATCCTCCTACAGCCGCAGTAGCAGCACCCAGTCTGGTGGAGGCCTGGAGGCtgacagcaggagcagcagccgGGGAAGTTTAGAGGAGCTCGCGCAGTTGCGTCACAGAGAGACCTCCTCGTTTCTGTCCTGTGGCTCCACTCTAGGGATGAAGCAGAAGATGCTGTTGGATTATAGTGTTTACATGGCCAAATATGTCAACCCAGaagcaccacaggaaaatccagctGCCACTGACAGTCCTGAAAACAGCCCTGTGAGCAGCCCCAAAACTACCAAAAAG TTGCGCAGGAGTTCAGAGGAGACCGAGGAGCCTGAAGCGTGGGTCAATGCTTTTCTGGGAAGGATATTTTGGGACTTCCTGGGAGAGAAGTATTGGGCCGATGTAGTCTCCAAAAAGATCCAAATGAAGCTTAGTAAAATCAGG CTACCATATGTTATGAATGAGCTGACTTTGACAGAGCTAGATATGGGTTTTTCCATCCCTAAGATTCTCCATGCCTCTAAACCCTCTGTGGATCACCAAG GCCTGTGGTTTGATCTGGAGGTCACATACACGGGATCCTTCCTCATGACACTAGAGACCAAGATGAACCTGGCGCGTTTGGGGAAGGAGGGCGAGGGACTTGGGGAGCATGGGAAAGAATG gccCAGGCCACGGACTTACTGCCTGGCAGACAGTGACGAGGAGTCATCTAGTGCTGGCTCATCGGATGAGGAGGATTCCCAAGAACCCTTTGGTGAAAAACCTCTTCTGCCCGGAACAGAGGG CTATGTGGGAGGCCACAGGCCCAGCAAGATCATGCGCTTTGTGGACAAGATAGCCAAGTCAAAGTACTTCCAGAAAGCCACAGAAACAGAGTTCataaagaagaagatggaggaggtgTCCAACACGCCGCTGCTGCTCACCGTGGAGGTGCAAGAGTGTCGTGGGACGCTTGCTGTCAACATCCCACCTCCCCCCACAGACAGGATATG GTATGGTTTCCGAAGTCCGCCTCACCTGGAGCTGAAAGCACGGCCTAAACTGGGTGAGAGAGAGGTCACTCTAGTGCATGTGACTGAATGGATTGAGAAGAAGCTGGATCAGGAGTTCCAG AAAATATTTGTGATGCCAAATATGGACGACATTTGGCTCCCTATAATGCACTCTGCCATGGACACGCGTTCAAATGCCAACTTGGTTACTGTGACAAATGATGCCTTGAAGGACCCAGAACCAGAGGAGTCTGAGGTCTCCGACATGTGA
- the tex2 gene encoding testis-expressed protein 2 isoform X2 has translation MSSQGSSSRGSGQHSGTPPPRHVPRPKLQVQRSVSRDTITIHFSALGKEEDDEEEELYGAQVGATSELEGAEELQGQDASGADDQSVTTGLEAKEELLFESAGMDTLSGATVLAVSSPTLSVQPSDPHPHTPSAAMTIITNSTLSHLSSTPPTSSSWPSDRPTANSPATTSSSFSPCKSAALSSSKPFLSLVRSLSNDMESRESTSAPTTVTPSHARHRHLMKSFVKSLSTDTSKAEHQDGPPHPYLHQQLQQTQPSHRPPPRNMQLFKQFSQPRLSSSPVIVTQTGGDSKTAPCSPIMSPDGRSFFKVQEVEAKIEDTRRRLSEVMSDPLQLFSKIIGDESGIAAGGSATQRAKFLSSSASELSGAAAVNGHVEGSSNYSIKEEEGTEGEEEEQTPTGKGSDSVFFSFPSLTPAPTLPQASSSTLHKSPSLTLGHCSMSALVARQEDEDFCELYSEDFELCTDTETPDGDHPGSRQPHTGSTGLCSELDVEEEKVEEEEVDSVPVTGLIFLTQLVYWYLVLPVPPCACAVVHGIAVGFMLALLVLWLSSTRRSLSGSRRKRERIGHWNVAQLDIKEPGIFKGWMNEIHSYDPEMYHATLTHSVYVRLEGSILRLSKPNRNISRRATHNEPKPDVTYISQKIYDLTNSKIYLMPQSLARKRVWNKKYPICIELAKQEDFMSKAQGEKPEAGEDKLTGPGEKLERTDKVEKAEGSESADESKRPASGGGDLTIYLFGRTGREKEEWFRRFLFASRMRTDGRGGSLSGICKSAFLSSYSRSSSTQSGGGLEADSRSSSRGSLEELAQLRHRETSSFLSCGSTLGMKQKMLLDYSVYMAKYVNPEAPQENPAATDSPENSPVSSPKTTKKLRRSSEETEEPEAWVNAFLGRIFWDFLGEKYWADVVSKKIQMKLSKIRLPYVMNELTLTELDMGFSIPKILHASKPSVDHQGLWFDLEVTYTGSFLMTLETKMNLARLGKEGEGLGEHGKEWPRTYCLADSDEESSSAGSSDEEDSQEPFGEKPLLPGTEGYVGGHRPSKIMRFVDKIAKSKYFQKATETEFIKKKMEEVSNTPLLLTVEVQECRGTLAVNIPPPPTDRIWYGFRSPPHLELKARPKLGEREVTLVHVTEWIEKKLDQEFQKIFVMPNMDDIWLPIMHSAMDTRSNANLVTVTNDALKDPEPEESEVSDM, from the exons ATGAGCAGtcagggcagcagcagcaggggaagTGGCCAGCATTCTGGCACTCCTCCCCCTCGCCATGTCCCTAGACCCAAGCTGCAGGTGCAGCGCTCTGTCTCTCGTGACACCATCACCATCCACTTCTCTGCTCTGGGaaaggaggaagatgatgaagaggaggagctttATGGGGCACAGGTTGGAGCTACATCTGAGCTGGAAGGGGCAGAGGAGCTGCAAGGACAAGACGCCTCTGGAGCCGACGACCAGTCTGTCACCACGGGATTGGAGGCAAAAGAGGAGCTGCTGTTTGAATCCGCTGGCATGGACACATTATCTGGAGCTACTGTGCTCGCTGTTTCTTCGCCCACCCTGTCTGTGCAGCCCTCAGaccctcacccacacacaccctctgCAGCCATGACTATTATCACCAACTCCACCCTCTCCCACCTGAGCTCCACACCACCTACCAGCTCCTCCTGGCCCTCTGACAGACCCACAGCTAATTCTCCAGCCACAACCTCCAGCTCCTTTTCCCCTTGTAAGTCTGCAGCGCTGTCATCCTCCAAACCTTTTCTCAGCCTCGTCAGGTCTTTGTCCAATGACATGGAGTCACGAGAATCCACCTCTGCGCCCACCACTGTTACACCATCCCACGCACGGCACCGGCACTTAATGAAATCTTTTGTTAAGTCTCTGTCCACGGACACTTCGAAGGCTGAACATCAAGATGGGCCTCCTCATCCCTATCTTCATCAGCAACTGCAGCAAACACAGCCATCCCATAGACCTCCACCTCGCAACATGCAGCTCTTCAAGCAGTTCTCCCAGCCTCGTTTATCCTCCAGCCCTGTCATTGTCACTCAAACAGGTGGCGACTCCAAAACGGCCCCTTGTTCCCCAATCATGTCCCCAGATGGTAGGTCGTTCTTCAAAGTCCAAGAGGTGGAGGCCAAGATAGAAGACACCAGGCGGCGGCTGTCTGAGGTGATGTCTGACCCGCTGCAGCTTTTCAGTAAGATCATAGGGGATGAGTCTGGTATAGCAGCCGGTGGAAGTGCCACTCAACGAGCCAAATTTCTGTCCTCCAGCGCGTCAGAGCTCAGCGGAGCAGCAGCCGTAAATGGACACGTAGAAGGTAGCAGCAACTACAGCAtcaaggaggaggaagggacagaaggtgaagaagaggaacaaACACCCACAGGCAAAGGCTCagactctgtttttttctccttcccaTCACTGACACCAGCTCCAACCCTGCCTCAGGCCTCCTCATCCACTCTCCACAAGTCTCCTTCGCTCACTCTGGGCCACTGCTCGATGTCAGCTCTGGTAGCTCGACAGGAAGACGAGGACTTCTGTGAACTGTACAGCGAAGACTTTGAGTTATGTACTGATACCGAGACACCAGATGGGGATCATCCTGGGTCTCGGCAGCCACATACTGGTAGCACTGGTTTATGCAGTGAACttgatgtggaggaggagaaagtggaggaggaggaggtggacagTGTGCCAGTGACTGGCCTCATCTTCTTAACACAGTTGGTGTACTGGTACTTAGTCCTTCCAGTGCCACCCTGTGCATGTGCAGTGGTGCATGGTATAGCAGTAGGGTTCATGCTGGCCTTGCTGGTCCTTTGGCTGTCCTCTACACGGCGCTCCTTATCAGGctcaagaagaaaaagagaaaggatAGGGCACTGGAATGTTGCCCAATTGGATATAAAAGAACCAGGAATATTCAAG GGCTGGATGAATGAGATCCACAGCTATGACCCGGAGATGTACCATGCCACCCTGACCCACTCTGTTTACGTCCGTCTAGAGGGCTCCATCTTGCGTCTGTCCAAGCCCAACCGGAACATCTCCCGCCGTGCTACACACAACGAGCCTAAACCTGATGTCACCTACATCAGCCAGAAGATCTATGACTTGACCAACAGCAAG ATCTACCTAATGCCCCAGAGCTTGGCTAGGAAGAGGGTTTGGAATAAAAAGTACCCCATTTGCATTGAGTTGGCCAAGCAGGAAGACTTCATGTCCAAGGCCCAGGGTGAGAAGCCTGAAGCTGGGGAGGACAAATTAACAGGGCCGGGGGAGAAGCTAGAACGAACAGACAAAGTGGAGAAAGCTGAAGGATCAGAATCGGCAGATGAGTCCAAAAGACCGGCTTCTGGAGGAGGGGATCTTACAATCTACCTGTTTGGAAGGACGGGTCGAGAAAAGGAAGAGTGGTTCCGGAGATTTCTCTTTGCATCCAGAATGAGGACGGATGGGAGAGGTGGCAGTCTGTCTGGCATCTGCAAGAGTG CCTTCCTATCCTCCTACAGCCGCAGTAGCAGCACCCAGTCTGGTGGAGGCCTGGAGGCtgacagcaggagcagcagccgGGGAAGTTTAGAGGAGCTCGCGCAGTTGCGTCACAGAGAGACCTCCTCGTTTCTGTCCTGTGGCTCCACTCTAGGGATGAAGCAGAAGATGCTGTTGGATTATAGTGTTTACATGGCCAAATATGTCAACCCAGaagcaccacaggaaaatccagctGCCACTGACAGTCCTGAAAACAGCCCTGTGAGCAGCCCCAAAACTACCAAAAAG TTGCGCAGGAGTTCAGAGGAGACCGAGGAGCCTGAAGCGTGGGTCAATGCTTTTCTGGGAAGGATATTTTGGGACTTCCTGGGAGAGAAGTATTGGGCCGATGTAGTCTCCAAAAAGATCCAAATGAAGCTTAGTAAAATCAGG CTACCATATGTTATGAATGAGCTGACTTTGACAGAGCTAGATATGGGTTTTTCCATCCCTAAGATTCTCCATGCCTCTAAACCCTCTGTGGATCACCAAG GCCTGTGGTTTGATCTGGAGGTCACATACACGGGATCCTTCCTCATGACACTAGAGACCAAGATGAACCTGGCGCGTTTGGGGAAGGAGGGCGAGGGACTTGGGGAGCATGGGAAAGAATG GCCACGGACTTACTGCCTGGCAGACAGTGACGAGGAGTCATCTAGTGCTGGCTCATCGGATGAGGAGGATTCCCAAGAACCCTTTGGTGAAAAACCTCTTCTGCCCGGAACAGAGGG CTATGTGGGAGGCCACAGGCCCAGCAAGATCATGCGCTTTGTGGACAAGATAGCCAAGTCAAAGTACTTCCAGAAAGCCACAGAAACAGAGTTCataaagaagaagatggaggaggtgTCCAACACGCCGCTGCTGCTCACCGTGGAGGTGCAAGAGTGTCGTGGGACGCTTGCTGTCAACATCCCACCTCCCCCCACAGACAGGATATG GTATGGTTTCCGAAGTCCGCCTCACCTGGAGCTGAAAGCACGGCCTAAACTGGGTGAGAGAGAGGTCACTCTAGTGCATGTGACTGAATGGATTGAGAAGAAGCTGGATCAGGAGTTCCAG AAAATATTTGTGATGCCAAATATGGACGACATTTGGCTCCCTATAATGCACTCTGCCATGGACACGCGTTCAAATGCCAACTTGGTTACTGTGACAAATGATGCCTTGAAGGACCCAGAACCAGAGGAGTCTGAGGTCTCCGACATGTGA